In one window of Zingiber officinale cultivar Zhangliang chromosome 11A, Zo_v1.1, whole genome shotgun sequence DNA:
- the LOC122031624 gene encoding glutathione S-transferase T3-like codes for MVLDESRRVSIGASGVEKELAAPPSPLESQFPPHSTQVEVEKIDFNVDAEMGSKRTFWTVEEEQHLAKSYINISTDSAIGNSQKDKAFWKRIGDYYNETRPYRTTKRDYMVLKSHFYGYYSLANEFGSMHNNFWENCQSGESDDDIHVKTHMKWKDMHKNKPFKYENMWRILKEQVKWAPQLEGHRVGKKARTSESGTHTSSSNPNASDDVDDCEACKRPIRQKAAKKKDKINHAVVEIMEQSIGNMSNMWKESKGIQQDKVRKIDEFHNNEKVAESEAFRRDYEILMRDTSRMTKQQ; via the coding sequence ATGGTCTTGGATGAATCAAGAAGAGTGAGTATAGGTGCATCCGGGGTCGAGAAAGAACTCGCAGCACCACCTTCTCCCCTTGAGTCTCAGTTTCCACCACATTCCACACAAGTCGAGGTggaaaaaattgattttaatgttGATGCAGAGATGGGCAGCAAACGAACATTTTGGACAGTAGAAGAAGAGCAACATCTTGCAAAATCATATATCAATATTAGCACTGACTCGGCAATCGGGAATTCCCAAAAGGATAAAGCTTTTTGGAAGCGTATCGGAGATTACTACAACGAGACTCGGCCATACAGAACTACGAAGAGGGATTACATGGTGCTAAAGTCACATTTCTATGGGTATTATTCGTTGGCAAACGAATTTGGTTCAATGCACAATAATTTTTGGGAGAATTGTCAAAGCGGTGAGAGTGACGACGATATACATGTAAAAACACATATGAAGTGGAAGGACATGCATAAGAACAAGCcttttaaatatgaaaatatgtGGAGAATTTTGAAAGAGCAAGTCAAATGGGCTCCACAATTAGAGGGTCATCGTGTTGGAAAAAAAGCAAGGACATCTGAATCAGGGACACACACATCCTCGTCCAACCCGAATGCTAGTGATGATGTGGACGACTGTGAAGCGTGCAAGCGTCCAATTAGGCAAAAGGCGGCAAAGAAGAAGGATAAAATCAATCATGCAGTGGTAGAAATAATGGAACAAAGCATTGGCAACATGAGCAACATGTGGAAGGAATCCAAAGGTATTCAACAAGACAAAGTTAGGAAGATAGATGAATTCCATAACAACGAGAAAGTTGCAGAATCTGAAGCATTTCGACGTGATTATGAAATCCTGATGAGGGATACTTCAAGAATGACAAAGCAACAATAG
- the LOC122031625 gene encoding uncharacterized protein LOC122031625: MLMKDYANAYATTPNVDGIYTDEMFRRRFRMRRELFLGIVEKLQNHSEYSQWRIDATGRMGLSPLQKCTATLRQLAYGAPADQSDEYLRLAETIAIDCLINFCKCVYEVFGDQYLRRLTAADTQHLLEMHE, from the exons ATGTTGATGAAAGATTATGCTAATGCTTATGCAACAACACCAAATGTTGATGGAA TTTATACTGATGAAATGTTTCGGCGAAGATTTCGAATGCGAAGAGAGTTATTTTTGGGCATTGTCGAAAAATTACAAAATCATTCAGAGTATTCTCAATGGAGAATTGATGCAACGGGAAGGATGGGCTTGTCGCCACTTCAAAAATGCACGGCAACTCTCCGTCAATTGGCATATGGAGCCCCTGCCGACCAATCCGATGAATATCTAAGGCTTGCTGAAACCATTGCTATCGACTGTTTGATCAACTTCTGCAAATGTGTATATGAAGTATTTGGGGACCAATACTTGAGAAGACTAACTGCAGCTGACACCCAACATTTACTTGAAATGCATGAGTGA